The following nucleotide sequence is from Dehalogenimonas formicexedens.
TTCACATCTGGAACTTAAATAGGATGAGAGGCCTTCTTCTTCACTTTGTAGCTCAAGCCGATGAAATAGAACCCGCCCAGCATCGAAACGACATGAAACAGAACCGCCGGTATCTGGGATGTGAAGGTTGTCGCGTCTTTCGCGGCGACCGCCGCGATAATGGTGATGACTCAGACAATGCCGAGGCCGAAAAAGACGTATCCGAGTGTTTTGTAAAATGCGCTCATCTCATCGCTCCTTTACTGCTGCACCGCGTTGACAAACATCCACAGCGCAAGCAGCGCAAAAAAGCCGTGGATGGCGTAACCGGTCATGGAATTTTTGCTCCAGGGTTTTTCTTTCCGGCGGAACACGCCCGCCATTACCATGACTATTCAGACCAGCTGAAAAACGAACGCCAACGCTGCGCCGATCCACCATCCCATGTCGTGACCTCCTTATGGGTTTTCTTTTCGACGAAAATCATAGAACCAGAGCGCTTCTCGCTCAATGGCCTCAATACGGGATTTTTCCTGTACTTTTGGCTAGTTAAAAAATAACCTCATCCGGTCAGGACTGGATTGGAGGAGACTGACGACACCATCGATTGGGAGCCCGACGGGCTGCAGGTCGGGATCAGGCGTTAACCCATGATAAATGAACTGATGATTCCCGACCTCAGCTTCCGGGGTTCTCCGATCTTGTAGGGGCACGGCATGCCGTGCCCGCCCCGATGTTCTCGTGCGTCTTCTAAATCGTTTCCTTGGAGCCTTGCCTGTGTTAGTTTATCCTTTTCCCGAAAATCCTTGCCTTGTGGTATACAATTAACTGATTCGGCAACAGGAGGCCCCTATGTTCGCCAAAAAGACAGTGGTCATCGCATCGGTTCTACTCGGCCTCCTTTTGTCTATTGGGGTTTTCAGCATTTGCTATGCCAATTCGGCGCCGCCGCCCCGCATCGTGATCGTCGTCGACAATGCCCCACCCAACCTGGAACTCTCTATCGGCCAGACCAAAGCGCACCGTGACAACCGCCTGACCACCGCCTATTTCGTCATTAATCCTTACTTCGAAAAATCAGCTGAATTCCGGCTGACCGTGACCAATGGCGCCGATACATTCGAGTTGCCCCTCGTGGGTGTCAAATACACCTACAACAATGTCTACACCCTCGACCTTTCCAACCGCCAGCTTACCAGCGGTCCGCCTGCCTCGAGGTTCATCTGGCTGCCCGTCACCATCCTTCTCACCCTGGCTCTGGAGGGGCTTGTCTTTTTCCTCTTCCGTTACCGCGTCGCCAGGTCATGGCTGATTTTTGTCGTCATCAACGTTCTGACCCAGTTAGGACTGTATTATTGGCTGAGCCAGAACTCGAATTTTTTCGACAACTACATACTCTTTACCTACGTGATCGGCGAATTCTTTGTGTTTATCATCGAGATCGTTGCGTTTGTCGTGCTGTTAAGGGAACACGGCAGGCTCCGCGCCGCCGCCTATGCTTTCACCGCCAACCTCTTCAGCCTCTTCGCCGGTGGTTATCTTTTGATGGTCCTGCCCGCCAGTTTTTAGATCGTCTCTTGTAGGGCCGACCTGCCGGTCGCCCGCCTGGTCGGTATCTTCCCCGGCTCGTGGCCTCCGCGAAAGCCGGACCTTTCTCCCCCTCCAACCTCCCTCGCCCCTTGAGGGAGAGGGATTAGAGGGTGAGGGGTAACCATTCCGGCCGGTCACCCGCCCGGTCGGGGTATATCGGCCTTGAGCTAGTGTCATACGGCGAATCCTTGGACGTGATCCATGAGCTTGCCCCTGACTCGATTCACGGACGGAATCTATCGGAATTTGTCTTTCTGAGCCCTCGATGAAATCGAGGCGAAGAATCTCAATGCTTTCTGAGAGAGTGACATCTGTAAAACGCGATCTGCCACCTGACCTTCCGCCGTAAAATATATTTCCAAACGACCCCAAAAACGACACGAAACGCTTGACAGCCCTTTCGGGATTTGTCTTTCTGAGCCCTCGATGAAATCGAGGCGAAGAATCTCAATGCTTCTTGAGAGAATGCACCCTGCAAACCTTCACCTGCCACCTGACCTTCCGCCCTAATAATATATTTTCAAAGAGACCCCAAAAACGACACGAAACGTTTGACAGCCCTATCGGAATTTGTCTTTCTGAGCCCTCGATGAAATCGAGGTGAAGAATCTCAATGCTTCCCGAGAGAATGAACTCTGTAAAACGCCACCTGCCACCTGACCTTCCGCCCTAATAATATTTTTTCAAAGAGACCCCAAAAACGACACGAAACGCTTGACAGCCCAAAGGAACTCCCGTGCTATAATACCGGCATGGATGAATTAGAACGTTTGTATTATTGCGACTGTTCGCTCCCTATTGTTTCGCGGAACCGATGGAGAGTAAGTGAACCGATCACGTTTAACGACCATTTGACTTCGAAATCAATTTATACGATTGACGCAAAGCTGATTTCGGATGATTTGTTTCAGAATAAAAGATTTTGCAGAAAGGTCAAACAATTCCGCCCCCCCCCGCCATCCCACCAAAAAACGGGGCTGGGAACTGGGAACTGAAAACTGTAAACTGATAACTGTCCACTCGTTCGAAATGAACGTATTGAATGAATTGTCCGCGCCAAGCGACGCAATCGTGATAAAGGCAGATTCCAATCGTGTCGTTTCGGGAAATCTTGAACCGTGCGCCCGGACAATTCACGCAATTCGGATGCTCAATCTTATCCCAACGTTTCGGATTTCACCCAGGTGGCGTAGGGGCGGGTTTTTTAACCCGCCCTCACCGAAGGGAATGGGCATTGAATTATTGGTATTACTTGAAATTGGTAGTATTGGTATTATTTTCCAGGGGTTTCAATCGTATTCTATGTACGCTACTTGGATTGCCCGCTGTGAGCCGGAAACCGATAACTTAAACTTCACCTGCCGGCATTTGTTTTTCTTGCCGGCGGAATATCGGTATTCGTTTTCTCACAATTACCCAATCGGGGGACTTAGGGATTCGTTTCAGAAAAAACGCTTTTTCCCGAAAAAACAAAACACAAATCGGTTTGGGGGATTGGAACTTATTTGGGATCTGTCCCCGACTGGATCGGGGATTGGGATCTGGAATTTCGATGTCGCACCAACGTTAATAGCCTGCTCATGAGAAAAACGAAAGCCATGAAACCCTTTGATTTCGAAATCGAATCCCACGTTCAAACCGAACGTAAAAACGCGGCATTCGTTTCACAAAAAAAGGTTTTGGAAATATCGCCAAAACAATTCGAGGGATCTCGGGGCGCCGGATATTGAATATTGGTAGTATCGGTAGTCTCGCCCGGCGTCCGCCGCCCGCTGCTTTTGCCCTCTGTGGTATAATGGAGCATTATTCTTTTTGATGGTGATCAATGAAGTCCAAAGACTTTCTATCGGTAACTGATCTTGCCGGACATGAGATCCGGATGCTCCTGTCCGACGCCGCCAGTCTGAAAGCTCAAGGGTGGCAGACGACACTCTCCGGCAAGACGCTGGCTTTAGTCTTCGAAAAACCCTCCCTGCGCACCCGCGTCAGCTTCGAACTGGCGATGAAACAACTTGGCGGCGAGGCCATCTACCTCTCCCCCGCCGAGGTCGGCCTGGGCAAACGCGAGTCCGTCGCCGACGTCGCCCGTGTCCTTTCCCGCTTCGCCGACGCCATCGCCGTCCGGACCTTCGCCCAGGGCACTTTGGAGGAACTGGCGGAGTGGGCCGGCGTACCGGTGATCAATGCCCTGTCGGACTCCGAGCACCCCTGCCAGGCGCTGGCCGATCTCTTGACCATCTACGAGCACAAGGGCGAATTCCCCGGCTTGAAATTGGCCTTCGTCGGCGACGGCAACAACGTGGCCTCCAGCCTGGCGCTGGCCGCCGCGTCGGTCGGCCTGAATTTCACCATCGCCACGCCCAAGGGTTATGAATTGCCCGGCCGGGTGATGCAGAAAGCCCTCGACCGCGCCGCCGTCAACGAATGTATCATCGATGCCACCTACGATCCCATTGCGGCCGTCCGGGACGCCGATATCATCTACACCGACAACTGGACTTCGATGGGTC
It contains:
- the argF gene encoding ornithine carbamoyltransferase yields the protein MKSKDFLSVTDLAGHEIRMLLSDAASLKAQGWQTTLSGKTLALVFEKPSLRTRVSFELAMKQLGGEAIYLSPAEVGLGKRESVADVARVLSRFADAIAVRTFAQGTLEELAEWAGVPVINALSDSEHPCQALADLLTIYEHKGEFPGLKLAFVGDGNNVASSLALAAASVGLNFTIATPKGYELPGRVMQKALDRAAVNECIIDATYDPIAAVRDADIIYTDNWTSMGQEAEAEIRRKAFKGFQIDDQMVSLAKPDAIIMHCLPAHYGEEVAEGLLNSPQSVVFDQAENRLHVQKALLADMLGGLCFPWPG